The region GATCACCTTGGTACGGAGGTAACGGACGTTGTGGGCGGTGGTGAAGACGCCCGTGGGAACATGGTGGGCCACCGTCAGGCCCAAGGTGCGCAGCTGGGCCGCCTTGTCCGGGTTGTTGGACAGCAGGTCCAGCTCAAAGATGCCGAGGGCGGCGAGCATCTGAGCGGCGGCGGTGTAGTCGCGGGCGTCCTCGGGGAGGCCGAGGGCCGCGTTGGCCTCGTAGGTGTCGAGGCCCTGGTCCTGGAGGGCGTAGGCGTCGAGCTTGTTGTAGAGGCCGATGCCGCGTCCCTCCTGGCGGAGGTAGAGCAGGACGCCTCCGCGGTCGGCGATGCGTTCGACCGCCTCGCACAGTTGGGGGCCGCAGTCGCAGCGGGCCGATCCGAAGACGTCGCCGGTCAGGCACTCGGAGTGCAGGCGCACCAGCGGGGGCCGGCCAGTGGCGGGTTCGCCGAGGATGACGGCCACGTGTTCCTGCCCGTCGGCGAGGTGGTGGAAGGTGGCGAGGTCGGCGGTCACCGTACAGTCGTCGCCGAAGTGGAGCGGGACCGTCACGCGGGTGCGCACCGTGGCTGCCGACAGGCCCGTCGGATTGCTGCTGCTGTCGCTGGATGCGGTGGCGTTGCGTGAGTCGCGCATGTCGGTCTGCTTCTCCGGGGCGGCGGTTGGGGGTGTTGGTCGCGCGATGGGCCGACTCCGTCGCCGGGGCGGCCCATCGCGCTCGGTCGACTCGTCAGGGAACGAGGATGAGGCGGATCGGATCGCCGATCTTGTTCTCCAGGCGGTGGATCGCCTCGGGGGCGTCGGCCAGGGAGATGTGGTCGGTGATGGACGGGGCCAGGTCGAGACGGCCGCCGCCGGCCAACCGGATCAGCTCGTAGACGTGATCGAACGAGGATCCGTAGTGTCCGAACACCTTCTTGTTCTTCAGGTTGAAGGTCATCTTCTCCGAGATCTTCAGCGGCTCGGTCGTGATACCTACCAGGACGAGCGCACCGTGGTTACCGAGGAGAGGCGACGCCTGCTCCCGGACCCGGGGAACGCCTGCGAAGTCGAAGGCGTAGTCCAGGCCCAGGCCGTCGGTGGCCCGCAGCACGGATTCTTCGAAACCGGGGTCGGACGGGTCGAGCGCGATATCGGCGCCGAACGCGAGGGCTCGCTCACGCGCATTGGGCAGCGGGTCGACGGCGATGATCGGCGTGGCACCCATCATGCGGGCCAGCCGGACAGCATGGGCGCCCACCCCGCCGACTCCCCAGATACCCACGGCCTGGGCGGAACGCACCTGCACGGTGTCGACCAGGGCCGCGTACGAGGTGGAAACGGCGTCGGGGATGATCGCCGCCTGGTCGAAGGGAAGTGTGTCGGGGATGGGGACGACGGTGTCCTCACGGGCGATCGTGTACTGGGACCAGCCACCGTCGTAGTCGACGCCGCGGCCGCGGAACGATACGCACGTGCCGCCGCTGACACAGCGGGCGCACTCGCCGCAGGGCTGTCCCGCCTGCAGGGCGACCCGTGTGCCGACGGCCAGGTTGCGCTTGAGGCCGGGTCCCAGGGAATGGATGACGCCGGAGAGCTCGTGCCCGAGGGTGAGCACGTTGGAGTTCAGGTGCAGCGGCGTGATGCTTCCGTCGATGAGGTGGAGGTCGGAGAGGCACACGCCCGCCGCCTTCACCTCGATCAGTACTTCGCCCGGCCCGGGTACGGGGACCGGGATCTCCTCCATGACGAACTTCTTCGTGTCCAGGTGGACGCGTCCTGCCAGCATGGTGTCCATCGTTTTGGGCCTTCTCGGTAGTGGTTGCTGATTTGGAGTGCTGCAGCGGTCCGTGGGACCACAGAGGGGTGCGCCGAGAGGGGCCAAGCGATGGGGGCATCAGCCGATATGCGGGGCCACGTTTGCCCCTGGCGGGCTGGTGCAGGGTCGGCCGAACAGCGTGCCTGTCCGTCCGGCCGCCCCCGTCGGTGCTCCATATCGCCGGCATCGCCGCTCGGCGGCTACGGGGCAGCTTGTGCAACCCGGTTCTGCGCGAGGACAGCGCGCTGGAACAGGGCATGGGCTCGGGACGTCTGGCGGAATGCGAGGTTCTGCAGCGCCAGTTGGAGCCCCCGCTCGGCATCGGCCCCCGCGGTGAGCCAGAAGTC is a window of Streptomyces mirabilis DNA encoding:
- a CDS encoding GTP cyclohydrolase II yields the protein MRDSRNATASSDSSSNPTGLSAATVRTRVTVPLHFGDDCTVTADLATFHHLADGQEHVAVILGEPATGRPPLVRLHSECLTGDVFGSARCDCGPQLCEAVERIADRGGVLLYLRQEGRGIGLYNKLDAYALQDQGLDTYEANAALGLPEDARDYTAAAQMLAALGIFELDLLSNNPDKAAQLRTLGLTVAHHVPTGVFTTAHNVRYLRTKVIRTQHTLPPTELTAG
- a CDS encoding zinc-binding dehydrogenase gives rise to the protein MDTMLAGRVHLDTKKFVMEEIPVPVPGPGEVLIEVKAAGVCLSDLHLIDGSITPLHLNSNVLTLGHELSGVIHSLGPGLKRNLAVGTRVALQAGQPCGECARCVSGGTCVSFRGRGVDYDGGWSQYTIAREDTVVPIPDTLPFDQAAIIPDAVSTSYAALVDTVQVRSAQAVGIWGVGGVGAHAVRLARMMGATPIIAVDPLPNARERALAFGADIALDPSDPGFEESVLRATDGLGLDYAFDFAGVPRVREQASPLLGNHGALVLVGITTEPLKISEKMTFNLKNKKVFGHYGSSFDHVYELIRLAGGGRLDLAPSITDHISLADAPEAIHRLENKIGDPIRLILVP